The Acinetobacter sp. WCHA45 DNA window TGGATTCAGCCTGTAGTTTCTTACAGGAACTGTCGTTTCCAGAAATCATTGAAGTTGGTGTAGCGATTGGCAAAATTGGAAATTCATCACTTAGATATGAACTGGCGATCTTTAAACAAGGTCAGCACGAAGCTGCAGCTCAAGGGCATTTTGTCCATGTCTTTGTAGACAGAGAAAGTCGAAAAAGTACAGCAATTCCAGATGCAATGCGCTCTACACTCTTCGAATATTTGCTGCTGACCTTATAAATGAATAGAGGCAAAACGTTTCCGTTTTGCATCTTACTTAGAATCGTTAAGATTTCAATTGAATGTTATGTAACTCTGCATCAAAAGTTTCCACTAGGCTTTTGATTGTGGGTTCCTTGCTTAATAATTCGATCGCCCGATGATAAGCTCTTTCTTTACGCTCATTCTGCATAACTAAAGGCGTATTGGAATTAACAGCACCATATTGAACACTGAACAGCGTTTGTGGCCATTGTTCTTTTAATGCATCCTCCAAACCATGCTGCAATTGCGACAACATGCCCTCATATTTCTGCGGAATATGAAACACAGATGAACCATTAATATGCCCCTGCATAATGCCATGCTGTGCCAACTCCTGAACGGCTGGCGAAAGTTCACTATTTCTAAACCAATATTCCCATTTATCCAGATTCCACTCGCCCTCCAAAACCTGTTCACGAAGTTTAAGAATATCTTGAGGCATGAGATTGGTCTGGTCTACCAAATGCATCGTTTCAACCTGTTGAACTACATCAACCACAGGCATGGCAAATTGGTTTTCAATTTGCTGTTCCGTAGCAATAAATGTTTCTTCAAACAATTCAGGTTCAGCCTTAACGTTTAGCTCAGGTGCTTGATTGATGATTTGTGTAACTTCAGTTTGTTCTTCTACGGGAAAGATCAATACCTCATTTGATTCTGTGAATTCACTGGAATGAGCATTTTGCTGATGTATCGCTAAATGATCCAACCCAATCAGTTGCCCATCCGCCGTATTAAAAACCATGACATTTTCATCCTGAATTAT harbors:
- a CDS encoding acyl-CoA thioesterase, translated to MSKPTLKRREQFKFFFPIQTRWADNDIYGHVNNVTYYSYFDTAANSLLIQKTGFDIHNNEVIGLVVDSACSFLQELSFPEIIEVGVAIGKIGNSSLRYELAIFKQGQHEAAAQGHFVHVFVDRESRKSTAIPDAMRSTLFEYLLLTL